The Rhinoderma darwinii isolate aRhiDar2 unplaced genomic scaffold, aRhiDar2.hap1 Scaffold_68, whole genome shotgun sequence genomic interval gacgccttaggaacatcggcagtctataaataaaagctatccagcacagtggagctgtccatcaaaagtggtgctgaaacagagagccggtgatagaacatcactgctctaatagtagtgGGTTAGCGGAGAGAAAAATGGATCTATCTCGGCGCTGCTTGGTGGTGCAAGACGAtggagaaacgagtagtctcttaTAATAATATTGATGAAAGttttattgcagtagcaacgcgtttcgacgccgaactggcgtcttcatcaggcataaaattgttttaaaacagGACAGTATAAATACATACCACTGAGTggtgattggcccaattcagatgGGGCAGAaattgaaaaaaccgccaaaaaactttgggggtcaaagttcaaattAAAAGAAGCAGATAACACAGAAAACAATGTATACTGAGGTTTAGATGATAAACATAAAAAGTACTAAAAACGTACACAATTACAATGTATAACGGAGGATAAGCTGAAAACGGAGAGTGTGTCACATCTGGAATTCGGTACTAATGGGAGAGCGGCATTTTATTGAAACATGTGAATAAAGTACCCAAAGTAGTGTTAAAGGTGTTTGGACGCCAAGGGAGTGtatttattgttttgtatttcttatttattactttttactCCTCACGGAATAGTCTGTGAGtttcacatttttattgtttaaaacGTTGTCAAGGGGACCATGTAAACTACGGTGGCCGGTGGGGACCAAAATTGGAAGGTATGAGGTGGAACGCATGTGGTGGAGCGCATGGTGGCCCGCACAATGACCCGCATAATCCGACAGGTTCGTGTGGATTAGAATTGGTAGAGATACGGAAAACTTCTGCTGGGGGTACCCAGGTAAGGAGAATACAGTAAGACATTAATGTGTGGGTACATGTGAGGTATTAGTGGAGATGTTTTAGCTTAAATTGTCTTGGTTTTGAATATCGGGAGCAGGATCAATGATAGTGTATCATGCAAATTAGCTATAGAGACGTGAAAGCTAGATGCTGTTGGTATGTTTAATCTAAGGTCGATTCCGAAATGTCGTTCAAGCCCCTTGGATATAGTGTGTCCATtttgaaaatccaataattttcccgtTGTTTTAATTTGTTGAACCTATTAGGGACATCTGAATGAATGTGTTCTATAGGGGTGATACTGATTAGGttgaattggcatttatgtatctgGGCAAAATGGCGAGAAACACTATGTTTCACGAAACCGGTGTTAACATTGAAACGGTGGTTGTTGACCCGTGTTCTCAGGCATTGAGTAGTTCTGCCAATGTATTGTAGTTGGCATGGGCATTCGATAAGGTAGATAACGTAGGAACTCCCGCAGTTAAGGAATGTTTTGATAGGGAAAGATTCATTGGTTACTGtggatgtgtatgtgtgttttttattacaGATGATGTTGCAACATAGGCAACGGGAATGACCACATTTATAGGAACCTTTTAGATCGGACAAGAAATGTGTATTTGAtgacaattgtttttttattctactgGGGGCTAGAATATTTTTGAGATTTAGGGACCGCCTAAAGGTGATGTTGGGTTTAGCCGGGATCAGGTCTTTTAGAAAGGGGTCACTCTTgatgatgtgccaatgtttgcccAGAATTGTCCTGATAATTCTGTTTCCTTTATTAAACGTGGTAATGAAGTTGGTTTTGAAATTATTTGCAGGTACTGATTTTTTAAGGGACGGATTTAGACAGGAGTATTGTGTTAGTCCAGTGGCCTTAGTTCTTGCGCCTTCTATTAATTTTCGGGGAAGTGTTTGTCGATAAACCGTTTTTCTAGAACATTACATTCCTTTTGATAAAGGTTATCTGTACTACAGTTTTTCCTAATCCTCCTAAACTGACCAAAAGGTATGTTTAGGAGCCACGGGCGATAGTGGGCGCTTCTGAAATCAATGTAGCTGTTAACATCAACCTGTTTGAAATGGGTTTGTGTAATGAATTGGTTGTTAACTTTATCATGGCTGATAGTGAGGTCAAGGAAGTCAATGGAAACAGGGGAAAATGTATGTGTAAAGGTTAGTTCGAAGGTGTTACTGTTGAGGTTCTCAATGAACTGGGAAGCTTCTTCGTTGCTTCCTTTCCAGACTATGAATAAGTCGTCTATATAACGCCTGTAAAGTAATATATTATTCTTGAATTGATGGGGGCTATGGATATATGTATTTTCGAAAGCACCCAGGTCTCTGACAACTTAAACTTTGACCCCCTCACATCCCAAATTAGCTTTTTGACAGCCGACGTCACCTCACTGTACAGTAACATACCACATAATAAAGGCATTGAAGTAACAGAATCCTTCCTATCATCCAACATTGCAATCCCTGAATCACAAGTCCAATTCATTATCAACTGCATCAGATTCATTCTCCACCATAACACGTTTagttttaataataaattttacAATCAAGTTAAAGGTTGTGCTATGGGCACTCGGTTTGCACCAGCCTATGCAAACCTCTACATGGGTGCTTTCGAAAATACATATATCCATAGCCCCCATCAATTCAAGAATAATATATTACTTTACAGGCGTTATATAGACGACTTATTCATAGTCTGGAAAGGAAGCAACGAAGAAGCTTCCCAGTTCATTGAGAACCTCAACAGTAACACCTTCGAACTAACCTTTACACATACATTTTCCCCTGTTTCCATTGACTTCCTTGACCTCACTATCAGCCATGATAAAGTTAACAACCAATTCATTACACAAACCCATTTCAAACAGGTTGATGTTAACAGCTACATTGATTTCAGAAGCGCCCACTATCGCCCGTGGCTCCTAAACATACCTTTTGGTCAGTTTAGGAGGATTAGGAAAAACTGTAGTACAGATAACCTTTATCAAAAGGAATGTAATGTTCTAGAAAAACGGTTTATCGACAAACACTTCCCCGCAAAATTAATAGAAGGCGCAAGAACTAAGGCCACTGGACTAACACAATACTCCTGTCTAAATCCGTCCCTTAAAAAATCAGTACCTGCAAATAATTTCAAAACCAACTTCATTACCACGTTTAATAAAGGAAACAGAATTATCAGGACAATTCTgggcaaacattggcacatcatcAAGAGTGACCCCTTTCTAAAAGACCTGATCCCGGCTAAACCCAACATCACCTTTAGGCGGTCCCTAAATCTCAAAAATATTCTAGCCCCcagtagaataaaaaaacaattgtcaTCAAATACACATTTCTTGTCCGATCTAAAAGGTTCCTATAAATGTGGTCATTCCCGTTGCCTATGTTGCAACATCATCtgtaataaaaaacacacatacacatccaCAGTAACCAATGAATCTTTCCCTATCAAAACATTCCTTAACTGCGGGAGTTCCTACGTTATCTACCTTATCGAATGCCCATGCCAACTACAATACATTGGCAGAACTACTCAATGCCTGAGAACACGGGTCAACAACCACCGTTTCAATGTTAACACCGGTTTCGTGAAACATAGTGTTTCTCGCCATTTTGCCcagatacataaatgccaattcaaCCTAATCAGTATCACCCCTATAGAACACATTCATTCAGATGTCCCTAATAGGTTCAACAAATTAAAACAacgggaaaattattggattttcaaaATGGACACACTATATCCAAGGGGCTTGAACGACATTTCGGAATCGACCTTAGATTAAACATACCAACAGCATCTAGCTTTCACGTCTCTATAGCTAATTTGCATGATACACTATCATTGATCCTGCTCCCGATATTCAAAACCAAGACAATTTAAGCTAAAACATCTCCACTAATACCTCACATGTACCCACACATTAATGTCTTACTGTATTCTCCTTACCTGGGTACCCCCAGCAGAAGTTTTCCGTATCTCTACCAATTCTAATCCACACGAACCTGTCGGATTATGCGGGTCATTGTGCGGGCCACCATGCGCTCCACCACATGCGTTCCACCTCATACCTTCCAATTTTGGTCCCCACCGGCCACCGTAGTTTACATGGTCCCCTTGACAACGttttaaacaataaaaatttGAAACTCACAGACTATTCCGTGAGGagtaaaaagtaataaataagaaatacaaaacaataaataCACTCCCTTGGCGTCCAAACACCTTTAACACTACTTTGGGTACTTTATTCACATGTTTCAATAAAATGCCGCTCTCCCATTAGTACCGAATTCCAGATGTGACACACTCTCCGTTTTCAGCTTATCCTCCGTTATACATTGTAATTGTGTAAGTTTTTAGTACTTTTTATGTTTATCATCTAAACCTCAGTATACATTGTTTTCTGTGTTATCTGCTTCTTTTaatttgaactttgacccccaaagttttttggcggttttttcaattTCTGCCCcatctgaattgggccaatcaccACTCAGTGGTATGTATTTATACTGTCctgttttaaaacaattttatgcctgatgaagacgccagttcggcgtcgaaacgcgttgctactgcaataaaaCTTTCATCAATATTATTAtaagagactactcgtttctccaTCGTCTTGCACCACCAAGCAGCGCAGAGATAGATCCATTTTTCTCTCCACTAACCCACTACTAATCAGCGGTTTCCCTCGGCAACCGgattggatctggcagcagcactcgtgGTTTACCCGCTTTTAACCTACAGCTATCTGGTGAGCATGGTATTTTATTCCTCCATCAGTTTACCCTACTGAAttacgctatgtggcgccgtggtcttttttctgtaccccactgctctaatagtaagttgtgtacttacagcattgtttgatagatagttatcaatgataggatgagggataacaatgatccaattttatccatgagtagtggatagagtattaatgcttatttttgtttattaggctgtcggatatgaacctctgcaatactcacatcgagatattaaaacataaatagacgctaaaaaatacatcatttaaacagtttaagacaatacatgaactggaaaaaagggaattatatactggtttttaaaggtaattggtgttgaaaaaaatctttgtatactaaaccgccatttgattaacaaggaatgtgatgggggagggacccgttggtatggacagttaggtgtcatctgtaaaagccgtgagcattgacaggtattattaattattagaccatattaaattctgccgataatttcatagattctttcactaataatgtcaggggccccccaggctattgcctgggggacacatggtcgcacggccccccataagttgttaataaaatatgtttttttgcttggtatgtttttctctccccctttccctcttttctccatttgttattttatattagaatggtacttaccatcgtggtgtcccccgggtaagctgtgctggtggcacgagccggtttccagatgtttctgtctctgggcagtttggagttggtcccagctgattggacctaggtcagctgtgcaattgcatgagcaggttctggcagattctatctccaggcagttttgtggaaggccagctgattggtcattgataaaatcctaaaggcgggaaaattggacataaaaggagcagttcatcgtggtcaagcagccagtttttgaagattggaccgtcgccatGGATGTCCTGCTGATGGAGCTGATCAGAAGAGCGGAGTCGGAAGGAGGAGAAAACTGGCTGAGGCAATGCCTAGCAGCAGCGCCGTCGAGGGAAGTCGAGGGAAGAAGCGAACTTGCTGGGCTGGAAGACGACATAGAGGAAGCAGTGTCTCCTGCTGGGTCGTCGCTCGAGGTGCCGTCATCAGCTGCAGCCAAGAGGATGAAGTCTGCAGCAGAGTCATCACTGAGGGTGGAGCGCAGTTCCGGACGttcgctccaggtgccggagcttGAGAGGAGGCGGCCGACCGTGTCATCAAAGAAGGTGGCGCACAGTGCCGGAAGTGCGCAGCAAGTGCCGGCGCAATTGGCTAACCCGCTGGCCAGAAGTTTAGTCAGAGAACGGGAGACAACAGGTTGGTCGGGTACCCCCTCCTGCTCCAAGGATGGTGTGGAGGACACAGCGGAAGCGCCGGCCTCACTGGTTTTAGAGGCGGCGCAGGACTTTTCTTCAGAGCTGCAACCGAGGAAGAGGAGCCGGAAGACTAGGGTGGCTTATTCCCCACCCCCGCCAGTATCAAGGAGAAGAAGAGGTCCCAGGAGTCAACTTTCCTGTCAGCAAGTTTCCCCAGGATCTACAGGCACGCAGCAGGAGGTAGCAGAAGCGGTGCACGACCCAGGACAGGTGGAACAGAGTGGTGAGATGCCAGCTACCCCTTATCTGTCCCACCCCATCTCCCCTCCCCTCAATTCTAATGTAATGTttgatattttaaaattattagctgatttggtcagtaagtcggctgttcctgctagttcccccgctgatgtatggaagcatagtagtcagcatttacagaatgctggttttagtaatattcctgttttagagaaaggaattggtgtttcggaaacttgctgtaaggaagtgatgtcttgcgatatttcgccattaggttttcatttacagccagcaattaaggagcgtatttggaggaacgagtttatagatttattttctttattaccatctgcgaaggagactcttgtcaagcaggatggtaagtctgataaagatgaggataaaaaacgttctcctcctaagtctttctttaactggctacaggcgttctgtatctatgcttcagttttaggggaaaagtctttcattaattctagtaatttatttcagcatgtagacattattcttgaggcttaccgccagtttggtggtttagcatggtacaattatgatgaaatgtttcgccagaagatggcagtgtacccttcattaaaatggggcactaaggatgttggtttgtggcttagtttaatgcttccacaaaggtcagtgcccaagcagcagcctaGTTCTCAGAATACGTTGAGGAAAGGAGTTTGCTTTGCTTATAATGAAGCTCAGTGTAAATGGTTGAACAATTGTCGGTATAAACATGAATGTTCCTTTTGTGGGGGTTCGCACCCAATGTGTCGCTGTTTTAAAAGAGCAAACCAGTCTCAACCCCCTAGTTCCAAAGAACAGTTATCCAAAAGCATGGACGCCAGTGAAATTAATAAGAATGGCGCCTTGGCTAGAATTGTTcccagacagggagaaagctaatttaatttttaacggttttaagtttggttttgatatcccttctttcaaaggatctggttgttgctgggtggataatttgaaatccatccagcagcataaggatattgtgcatcagaaaatcctgaaagagcttgaaactggcaggatcgctggtccttttatacatccgccgtttacaaactttagactttcacctttaggaattgtccctaagaaggaattgaattcattccgtttaatacatcacctttcttacccgtttaaggcttcattaaacgatgatgctgacaagtctaaagcgacagtacactatgcttcgtttgatcaggctgtctctttattgagacagtttggtcaaaatgcttttttagcaaaagctgatatcaaatcagctttccgtttactaccagttaaccctgcaggtttcaactctctaggttttcaatttgaaggtgattatttttatgacaaatgtttaccaatgggtttttctttatcttgtttctattttgaggcattttcatcctttttacattgggtagtgcagaagcaaattccggatggaggtgttctgcactatcttgatgactttttgtttataggtgatgctagttctgagttatgttattccttattgttaaaatttgtcgagtttatgaaattttttggtgttccgttagctgaagagaagactgtgtttccatgtaggtcattagaatttttaggtattagaatagattctgagagaatggaatttagtttaccagaggaaaaattgttaaagttaagggtttctttagtcagtatgttagctaggaagaaatgttcattacgtgatatgcagtcactgttagggttgttgagctttgcctctagagttattcctatgggaagagttttttcaaagcgactgtatttttcaacaaggggtcttaagtcacctaggtcccatattaggttaacggttcagctaaaagaagatttagctgtatggctagaatttttatctaaatttaatggacgcagttgctggcagtttaattttgaggattctgactctttgtctttatttacggatgcagccggtagtatgggctacggggcattctttaatggtcaatggtcggctgagttatggcccagtgcttggcgtgtaagcaaagttacttcaaatattgtcttattggaattatttccggttttggtagccatagttgtatggggtcattattttaagaataggagaattttgttgtttacggataacaaaggtgtagtctttgcaattaacacattatcttcaaaatgtgaattagtagttaagatattaagacatttaactttatgttgtctgaagttgaacatctggttgaaagctagctatatagaaggaaaaaagaatgatatagcagattcattatctcgttgtcagtggcggaggttcagaacgatggcaccagaagcggagctttgtggaattccgtgtcctcctcatttatggaatctgatttgggactaatctatgttaatattcagagatccttggctccaagaacatgggctgattattcagctgcttggaaggagtgggttaatttctgtgttaatgagaactgtaatttctttcataatgaggtaggtctagttttaaaatttgtatgtagcctgattagttggaggctgtcatttgcctccatttctaagtctctggcaggcatctctttctttcttaaattaaacagttgtccggctatttcttcgctcttcccagttaagcagcttttgaaaggttaccataggtcagctccggttgtggaaagaagaaggcctatttcattagatttgttgttaaaattattcaaggtgttacatttagtttgttttagtaattttgaagtgtgtttgtttagaacagcatttgtgttaatgttctttgcagccttgagaataagcgaactggtggcagagagtaaagtttcagtcccgggcctttcatttcaggatgttagttgcaaaattgaccatgttttgttattgttaaaaaaatctaagacagatcaattaggaaaaggtcgtttggttagaattaatcagttttcgggttctgttctttgcccagtttctaatgttaaacattggttgtcaatcaggccgagtcttggggttgctttcctgattcatcagaatggggatcagctgtccagatttcagtttaactctgttttgaagaaatgtttgaagtccctgaagttggagcatttaaaaatatcctcccattcgtttagaataggtgcagctacggaagctgcacagttaggaattgatgaagggattataaaaagaattggaaggtgggagtctaatagatttaaactttatgttcgaccagacttgttagtagtgtaattatatatccacAGGTAAGCGTTTGGTTGTTTGGATCCTTGGCCACTCTTTTATATTTTGGGCACAGAAGAGAGCCGCGAGAAGGTCCTATACAGAAAATTTGTCTATGGATCTGCTAGTT includes:
- the LOC142728492 gene encoding uncharacterized protein LOC142728492 codes for the protein MDVLLMELIRRAESEGGENWLRQCLAAAPSREVEGRSELAGLEDDIEEAVSPAGSSLEVPSSAAAKRMKSAAESSLRVERSSGRSLQVPELERRRPTVSSKKVAHSAGSAQQVPAQLANPLARSLVRERETTGWSGTPSCSKDGVEDTAEAPASLVLEAAQDFSSELQPRKRSRKTRVAYSPPPPVSRRRRGPRSQLSCQQVSPGSTGTQQEVAEAVHDPGQVEQSVAEVQNDGTRSGALWNSVSSSFMESDLGLIYVNIQRSLAPRTWADYSAAWKEDYSKTAMVLWKL